From one Desulfurobacterium thermolithotrophum DSM 11699 genomic stretch:
- the argF gene encoding ornithine carbamoyltransferase: MKDFISMVDADRLFIENIISLSSFLKEKQKKGELYRPLEGFTAALIFEKPSTRTRVSFEVGVYQLGGHGIYMDNRSSQLGRGEPIKDTARVLSRYVNLIVIRTFGQERVEELAKYSDVPVINALTDEEHPCQVLADIFTIWEYKRNLKGLKVAYVGDGNNMCNSWLIGAAYTGMKFYAATPKGFEPLIEYVEKAKEIAKDTGAEIVITNNPIEAVKEADIIYTDVWASMGQEDEAEKRKEIFMPYQVNRELVKHAKSDFLFMHCLPAHRGEEVTNEIIESDRSIVWDQAENRLHTQKALILKLVRKVNL, from the coding sequence GGAGAGCTCTATAGACCCCTTGAAGGATTTACAGCTGCCCTCATCTTTGAAAAGCCGTCAACAAGAACAAGAGTTTCCTTTGAAGTTGGGGTCTATCAACTTGGTGGTCATGGTATTTATATGGATAACAGAAGCTCCCAGCTTGGAAGAGGCGAACCAATAAAAGATACAGCAAGAGTGTTATCAAGATACGTCAATCTTATAGTAATTAGAACTTTTGGCCAAGAAAGAGTCGAAGAACTTGCAAAGTACTCTGATGTTCCAGTAATCAATGCTCTTACAGACGAAGAACACCCTTGCCAAGTACTTGCAGACATATTTACCATTTGGGAATATAAGAGAAACTTAAAAGGTCTAAAAGTTGCCTATGTGGGAGACGGTAACAACATGTGTAATTCATGGTTAATCGGAGCTGCCTACACAGGAATGAAATTTTATGCTGCAACACCTAAAGGTTTTGAACCTCTAATAGAATATGTAGAGAAAGCTAAAGAAATAGCAAAAGACACAGGAGCTGAAATAGTTATCACAAATAATCCGATAGAAGCTGTTAAAGAAGCAGATATCATCTATACAGACGTTTGGGCAAGTATGGGGCAGGAAGATGAAGCCGAAAAACGAAAGGAAATCTTTATGCCTTATCAAGTAAACAGAGAGCTTGTTAAACACGCAAAGTCAGACTTTTTGTTCATGCACTGTCTTCCTGCTCATAGAGGAGAAGAAGTGACAAACGAAATTATCGAAAGTGATAGATCCATTGTTTGGGATCAAGCTGAAAACAGACTACATACGCAAAAAGCCTTAATCTTAAAATTAGTAAGAAAAGTTAACTTATAA
- the rpsT gene encoding 30S ribosomal protein S20, whose protein sequence is MPNTKSAKKRLRQNIKRRERNRYYTRRMKTEAKKVLEAVAEKNLEAAKEQLKVAMKWIQRAAARGAIHKNEAARRMSRIATAVAQLEKELAAQG, encoded by the coding sequence ATGCCAAATACAAAGTCTGCAAAAAAGAGACTTCGTCAGAATATTAAGAGAAGAGAGAGAAATAGATACTACACAAGAAGAATGAAAACTGAAGCTAAGAAAGTTCTTGAAGCGGTTGCTGAGAAGAATCTTGAAGCTGCAAAAGAGCAACTCAAGGTTGCGATGAAGTGGATTCAGAGGGCTGCTGCAAGGGGTGCTATCCACAAGAATGAGGCTGCAAGAAGAATGTCAAGGATAGCAACTGCTGTGGCTCAACTTGAAAAAGAACTTGCTGCACAGGGTTAA
- a CDS encoding VIT1/CCC1 transporter family protein, whose translation MDTKRVKEFYLGELSDSFLYEKLAKKEKDARRKEELLRISQIEKVHADFRKSVLEKRGIEPPDFKLSGKVSLLLKITSLIPPALIVSLFEFYESSTVREYYKFLKSSELSEEEKEQLKKIIVDEIEHESFFRSVVKEFDPSRVRDLVFGMNDGLVEILGAVSGFSAVYPDRPEIVGLSGLIVGFAGAASMGIGAFISSKSQKEVSLRNREELEILKEVSPDTLIERVSQELGIEKENLKKLPRKVLIRLLLEEENSGEEIKFGVVTGLAYLLGVIFPVFPYFLLENSYGALALSILSAGIVLAITGSFVAFLSGISIKKKAIEMLMVGFAAAGFSYFIGRIANLLFGIEIS comes from the coding sequence TTGGACACTAAGAGAGTTAAGGAGTTTTATCTTGGAGAACTCTCAGATAGTTTTCTCTACGAAAAACTGGCTAAAAAGGAAAAAGATGCAAGAAGAAAGGAAGAACTTTTAAGGATTTCTCAGATAGAAAAGGTTCATGCAGACTTTAGGAAAAGTGTTCTTGAGAAAAGAGGTATTGAACCACCAGATTTTAAACTTAGTGGAAAAGTTTCATTACTTCTAAAAATAACTTCTTTGATTCCACCTGCTCTTATTGTTTCGCTTTTTGAATTTTATGAGTCTTCAACTGTTAGAGAATACTATAAATTTCTCAAGTCTTCAGAGCTTTCTGAAGAAGAAAAAGAACAGTTAAAGAAAATCATTGTTGACGAAATAGAACATGAAAGCTTTTTTAGAAGTGTTGTAAAAGAGTTTGATCCTTCTCGAGTTAGGGATTTAGTTTTTGGGATGAATGACGGACTTGTGGAAATTCTTGGAGCTGTTTCTGGATTCTCAGCTGTTTATCCCGATAGACCCGAAATTGTAGGCTTGAGTGGTCTTATAGTTGGGTTTGCAGGTGCAGCTTCCATGGGAATAGGAGCTTTTATTTCCAGCAAATCTCAAAAGGAAGTTTCTCTTCGAAATAGAGAAGAACTTGAGATTCTAAAAGAAGTTTCTCCTGATACCTTAATTGAGAGAGTTTCGCAAGAACTTGGCATAGAAAAGGAAAACTTAAAAAAGCTTCCTCGTAAAGTTCTAATACGACTTCTTCTTGAGGAAGAAAACTCTGGAGAAGAAATTAAGTTTGGAGTAGTTACAGGTCTTGCCTATCTTTTAGGAGTAATTTTTCCTGTTTTTCCTTATTTTCTATTGGAAAATTCGTATGGAGCTCTCGCTCTTTCCATTCTATCTGCGGGAATTGTCTTAGCTATAACCGGAAGTTTTGTTGCCTTTCTTTCCGGAATTAGTATAAAAAAGAAAGCAATAGAAATGCTTATGGTGGGATTTGCAGCGGCCGGATTTTCCTACTTTATAGGTAGAATTGCCAATTTGCTATTTGGAATTGAAATAAGCTAA
- the prfB gene encoding peptide chain release factor 2 (programmed frameshift): MIERLQELKTELEKVKDKYFEIRGYFDIEKMKKKLTEIEEEMSSANFWNDQKKAQSISMERNRIESELNTFSSIEQQLEDIETLLEIAEEESEESLLDEAESFLKNIERELNSLEVKTVLSGEFDKNNAIVTIHAGAGGTESCDWAEMLMRMYLRWAERKGFETEILDLQENEEAGIKSATILIKGAYAYGLLRAEHGTHRLVRISPFDSNARRHTSFCGVIVVPEIDEDIDIEIKDEDLRIDTYRASGAGGQHVNKTDSAVRITHLPTGIVVTCQSERSQIQNRQRAMKILKARLYELERQKREEKIAEARGEHKTIAWGNQIRSYVFHPYQMVKDHRTGIETSNINAVMDGEIDQFIEGFLKQKAREGKVGH, translated from the exons ATGATTGAAAGACTTCAAGAGCTTAAAACTGAACTTGAAAAGGTAAAAGATAAATACTTTGAAATAAGGGGGTAT TTTGACATAGAGAAGATGAAAAAAAAGCTTACAGAGATTGAAGAAGAAATGTCGTCAGCAAACTTTTGGAATGATCAGAAAAAAGCTCAAAGTATTTCTATGGAGAGAAATAGAATTGAATCAGAGCTTAATACTTTTTCATCTATAGAACAACAACTTGAAGATATTGAAACTCTTCTTGAAATTGCAGAAGAAGAAAGTGAGGAAAGCTTATTAGATGAAGCTGAAAGTTTTTTAAAAAATATAGAAAGAGAGCTTAATTCACTTGAAGTTAAAACGGTTCTTTCAGGTGAATTTGATAAGAACAATGCAATCGTAACTATTCATGCTGGTGCTGGAGGAACTGAGTCTTGTGATTGGGCAGAAATGCTGATGAGAATGTATCTAAGATGGGCTGAAAGAAAAGGATTTGAAACAGAAATTCTTGATCTTCAGGAGAACGAGGAAGCAGGAATTAAAAGTGCAACGATTTTAATTAAAGGAGCCTATGCTTACGGGTTGCTTAGAGCGGAACATGGAACTCACAGACTTGTAAGAATTTCTCCGTTTGATTCAAATGCAAGAAGACATACATCGTTTTGTGGGGTTATCGTCGTTCCAGAAATAGATGAAGATATAGATATAGAAATTAAAGATGAAGATCTCAGGATTGATACTTATAGAGCTTCCGGTGCTGGTGGACAGCACGTAAACAAGACCGATTCAGCAGTAAGAATTACTCATCTTCCTACAGGAATAGTTGTAACTTGTCAAAGTGAACGTTCGCAAATTCAAAATAGGCAAAGAGCAATGAAGATTTTAAAAGCAAGACTTTACGAGCTTGAAAGGCAAAAAAGAGAGGAGAAAATAGCAGAAGCTCGTGGAGAGCATAAAACCATAGCGTGGGGTAATCAAATAAGATCTTACGTTTTCCATCCTTATCAGATGGTAAAGGATCACAGAACAGGAATAGAAACGTCAAATATAAATGCAGTGATGGATGGAGAGATAGACCAGTTTATAGAAGGATTTTTAAAGCAAAAAGCTAGAGAGGGGAAAGTTGGACACTAA
- a CDS encoding THUMP domain-containing class I SAM-dependent RNA methyltransferase has product MSGNFKRSIKLFAVSQPGIEEITAKELEGLGIKGTVVPGGVEFEGDLEVLYKTNLCLRTASRILLRLCTFRAKHFAELVRKAKKCPWNDFITPDLPLKIRATSKKSKLYHSKAIEERIWRAITEAVGFKPQKARLEDEGTSVIVRFENDICTISINSSGAMLHKRGYRVKETQAPLRETLAAAMVLVSGWRGETPLIDPFCGSGTIPIEAAMIAANVPPGINRDFAFMRWKNFDEELWKSIKKEAISKIKEVKVPIIGYDIDPDAIEAARKNAEATRVSEFIRFENLSFPEVSFDAVTIVTNPPYGVRLPIKNVREIYRRLGDWIERRFKDYRVLFLSPNKKLAELTGLNSKLITFFSNGGITVGLYRAER; this is encoded by the coding sequence ATGTCAGGAAATTTTAAAAGAAGTATAAAACTTTTTGCCGTTTCGCAGCCTGGAATAGAAGAGATAACTGCTAAGGAACTAGAAGGATTAGGAATTAAAGGAACAGTGGTTCCTGGAGGAGTTGAATTTGAAGGAGACTTAGAAGTTCTCTACAAAACCAATCTCTGCCTCAGGACTGCAAGCAGAATTCTGTTAAGGCTCTGCACATTTAGAGCAAAACACTTCGCAGAGCTCGTCAGGAAGGCCAAAAAGTGTCCATGGAACGACTTTATTACACCCGATTTACCTTTAAAAATCAGAGCAACCTCAAAGAAGTCAAAGCTTTACCACTCTAAAGCAATTGAAGAGAGAATCTGGAGAGCAATTACTGAAGCTGTAGGTTTCAAACCTCAAAAGGCAAGATTAGAGGACGAGGGAACGAGCGTTATCGTCCGTTTTGAGAATGATATCTGCACGATCAGTATAAACAGTTCTGGTGCAATGCTCCACAAAAGAGGATATAGAGTAAAAGAAACACAAGCTCCTTTAAGAGAAACACTCGCAGCAGCGATGGTTTTAGTTTCTGGCTGGAGGGGTGAAACTCCACTTATCGATCCTTTCTGCGGTTCTGGAACAATTCCAATAGAAGCTGCAATGATTGCTGCAAACGTTCCACCGGGAATTAATAGAGACTTTGCCTTTATGAGGTGGAAGAACTTTGATGAAGAGCTCTGGAAAAGTATAAAAAAAGAAGCTATTTCAAAGATAAAAGAGGTTAAGGTTCCAATAATTGGCTATGATATAGATCCTGACGCCATAGAAGCTGCAAGAAAAAACGCAGAAGCTACCAGAGTTTCAGAATTTATCCGGTTTGAAAATCTTTCTTTTCCAGAAGTTTCATTCGATGCCGTTACAATCGTTACAAATCCTCCTTATGGTGTAAGACTTCCAATAAAGAACGTCAGAGAAATCTACAGACGGCTTGGGGACTGGATTGAAAGGCGCTTTAAAGACTATAGAGTTCTCTTTCTCTCTCCAAACAAAAAGCTTGCAGAACTTACGGGACTAAACTCCAAATTAATTACTTTCTTCTCAAACGGAGGCATAACAGTTGGCCTTTATAGGGCTGAACGTTAA
- the lpxB gene encoding lipid-A-disaccharide synthase, with protein sequence MKRILIITGELSGFNYVKELIPYLSEHLKVYGVLLDEVPGAERILDSKELIAFGLFESLSKLPSIWRGKKIIEKFLEEKEPDAVLLVDFPGFNLKIAEIAKKKGIKVFYFISPKFWAWGERRIEKIKKFVDRMFVIFPFEVDLYQRYAVDVTYVGNPLKDIVRPVVSSTEFRKKYNLKEPVFALMPGSRFSEIKYLLEPMLEVSKRIEGTFVLPVASSIERNYMEAAVKRINPEVFLVPEEERYNLLFSADAGIIASGTASLEAAIAGLPHVVVYKLHPLTFAIARRVVKIPFVSLPNIIAGEEVVPELLQERANPEDITLTLLDVYKNKEFIKELLKEKVSSKLTGGAIKKLCQEILKEV encoded by the coding sequence TTGAAAAGGATTCTCATAATTACAGGAGAACTGTCAGGGTTTAATTATGTCAAGGAGCTTATCCCTTATCTTTCAGAGCATTTAAAGGTTTATGGCGTTCTTCTTGATGAAGTTCCTGGAGCTGAAAGGATTTTAGATTCAAAGGAGCTTATAGCCTTTGGTCTTTTTGAATCTCTTTCAAAGCTTCCTTCAATATGGAGAGGAAAGAAAATCATTGAAAAGTTTTTAGAGGAAAAAGAACCTGATGCGGTTCTCCTTGTTGATTTTCCAGGATTTAATCTAAAAATTGCAGAAATTGCGAAGAAAAAAGGGATAAAAGTCTTTTACTTTATCTCTCCAAAATTTTGGGCTTGGGGTGAAAGAAGAATAGAAAAAATAAAAAAGTTTGTTGATAGGATGTTTGTAATCTTTCCCTTTGAGGTAGACCTCTACCAAAGATACGCAGTTGATGTTACTTACGTTGGTAATCCTTTAAAAGATATAGTAAGACCCGTTGTTTCTTCTACTGAGTTTAGGAAAAAGTATAACTTAAAAGAGCCTGTTTTTGCTCTTATGCCTGGAAGTAGATTTTCTGAAATTAAATATCTTCTTGAACCTATGCTTGAAGTTTCAAAAAGGATAGAGGGAACTTTTGTTCTTCCTGTGGCTTCTTCTATAGAAAGAAACTACATGGAAGCTGCTGTAAAAAGAATTAATCCAGAAGTGTTCTTAGTTCCTGAAGAAGAAAGGTACAATTTGCTTTTTTCTGCTGATGCCGGGATTATAGCTTCAGGAACAGCAAGTTTAGAAGCAGCTATTGCAGGACTTCCTCATGTAGTTGTTTATAAGCTCCATCCTCTTACCTTTGCTATAGCAAGGAGAGTTGTTAAAATTCCTTTCGTTTCGCTTCCAAATATAATTGCTGGCGAAGAGGTAGTTCCAGAACTTCTCCAAGAAAGAGCAAATCCAGAAGATATAACATTGACGCTTCTTGATGTCTATAAAAATAAGGAGTTTATAAAAGAACTTCTTAAAGAAAAAGTTAGTTCGAAACTTACAGGAGGAGCAATAAAAAAGCTATGTCAGGAAATTTTAAAAGAAGTATAA
- a CDS encoding anthranilate synthase component II, with protein MILMIDNYDSFTYNVVQYFGKLGADIKVYRNDKITIQQIEKMKPEALVISPGPCTPREAGISVEAIRHFAGKIPILGICLGHQSIGFAFGGKIVRAKKLMHGKASNIIHNEEGLFKGMKNPFSAIRYHSLVIDRETFPDVLEVTAESEDDREIMGIKHKTMPIYGVQFHPESILTEDGIKIIENFLKLV; from the coding sequence ATGATTTTGATGATAGATAACTATGATTCATTTACCTATAACGTTGTTCAGTATTTCGGTAAACTTGGAGCAGATATAAAAGTTTATAGAAACGACAAAATAACAATTCAACAAATTGAGAAGATGAAACCTGAAGCTCTTGTGATATCGCCGGGACCTTGTACACCAAGAGAGGCAGGAATTTCAGTTGAGGCTATAAGGCATTTTGCAGGAAAAATCCCTATTCTTGGTATTTGCTTAGGTCATCAGTCAATAGGCTTTGCTTTCGGTGGAAAGATTGTTAGAGCTAAAAAACTTATGCATGGGAAGGCATCAAACATAATCCACAATGAAGAAGGACTTTTTAAGGGAATGAAGAATCCATTTTCAGCAATCAGATACCATTCTCTTGTTATAGACAGAGAAACCTTTCCAGATGTCCTTGAAGTCACAGCTGAAAGTGAAGATGATAGGGAGATAATGGGAATTAAGCATAAAACGATGCCCATTTACGGTGTTCAGTTTCATCCTGAGTCAATTTTGACTGAGGATGGAATAAAAATAATTGAAAACTTCTTAAAGTTGGTTTAG
- a CDS encoding metal ABC transporter substrate-binding protein, with product MKSFPFLRKFKILMSIVVFSLFFVGCFSERSNKPLIVSSLPVWKNVAEYIGGRDFRYFSILKGGESPHGYEIKPSDVKKLKEASLIIVHGLGLDDWSVKNVSKEKVLNIGELFEKKYPVVKQPGYHIWANPVLMEDIYFEVARRLSEFYPKKETYYTKRAEDYASMIEQLLGRIERCLQGANSKVVVIYHPVWKPLLETFGVKVIEIARTPEEQITPERLRHVIEEAKKENAKVVIGETFASRKVPETIAEAIGGKVLILNPIPDKDYVITLSEWGEKICNALKEQ from the coding sequence GTGAAAAGTTTTCCTTTCCTTAGAAAATTTAAAATTTTGATGTCAATAGTTGTTTTTAGTTTGTTTTTCGTTGGATGTTTTTCTGAAAGGAGCAATAAACCTTTAATCGTTTCTTCTCTTCCAGTATGGAAGAATGTAGCTGAGTACATAGGAGGCAGAGACTTTAGATACTTTTCCATTTTAAAAGGTGGTGAATCACCTCATGGCTATGAAATTAAGCCTTCTGATGTTAAAAAGCTAAAAGAAGCAAGTCTTATAATTGTTCACGGTTTAGGGCTTGATGATTGGAGCGTAAAAAATGTGAGTAAAGAAAAGGTTTTGAATATTGGAGAGCTTTTTGAAAAAAAGTATCCTGTAGTTAAACAGCCTGGATATCACATTTGGGCAAATCCTGTCTTGATGGAAGATATTTATTTTGAGGTTGCAAGAAGACTTTCGGAATTTTATCCTAAGAAGGAAACATACTATACGAAAAGGGCTGAAGATTATGCTTCTATGATAGAGCAACTTCTTGGTAGAATAGAAAGATGTCTGCAAGGAGCTAATAGTAAAGTGGTTGTAATTTATCATCCTGTTTGGAAGCCTTTGCTTGAAACCTTTGGAGTAAAAGTAATAGAGATTGCACGAACTCCTGAAGAACAGATAACTCCTGAAAGATTAAGACATGTTATAGAAGAAGCCAAAAAAGAAAATGCGAAAGTGGTTATAGGAGAAACTTTTGCATCAAGAAAAGTTCCGGAGACTATTGCAGAAGCTATAGGTGGAAAGGTATTAATTCTTAATCCAATACCTGATAAAGATTATGTCATAACTCTTTCAGAATGGGGAGAGAAAATCTGTAATGCTTTAAAGGAGCAGTAA
- the carA gene encoding glutamine-hydrolyzing carbamoyl-phosphate synthase small subunit — protein MLKRKPAILALEDGTYYEGYSFGAEGETSGEVVFTTSMTGYQEIITDPSFKGQIVTMTCPLIGNVGANEEDVESNGPKAEGFIVKEISEIYSNWRAENSFEDYLKEYNIVGICEIDTRELTKKLRSVGTMRGVISTVDLNPNSLILKARSIPKMEGLNLVDEVTCKEPYEWEAGTWKLNEGYPKKKNLKYSVVVLDFGIRYNILRNLVDVGLKPIVVPAQTPPEEILKLNPDGIFLSCGPGDPAAVTYAIENIRYLIATYKKPIFGICLGHQLTALAMGASTYKLKFGHRGANQPVKNKKTGKVEITAQNHGFAVDESTIPDDLEVTHYSLNDGTVEGLKHKTKPLFTVQYHPESSPGPHDSRYLFKEFEKLISDYRGR, from the coding sequence ATGCTTAAAAGAAAGCCAGCAATTCTTGCCTTAGAAGATGGTACATACTATGAAGGTTACAGCTTTGGAGCTGAAGGAGAAACTTCTGGTGAAGTAGTCTTTACAACTTCAATGACTGGTTATCAAGAAATAATAACAGATCCATCGTTTAAAGGACAAATAGTCACAATGACATGTCCACTAATTGGAAATGTTGGAGCTAACGAAGAAGATGTAGAATCAAATGGCCCCAAAGCTGAAGGTTTCATAGTCAAAGAAATTTCTGAAATATATTCAAATTGGAGAGCCGAGAATTCTTTTGAGGATTACCTAAAAGAATACAACATTGTTGGTATCTGTGAAATTGATACAAGAGAATTAACAAAAAAACTTCGTTCCGTTGGAACTATGAGAGGAGTTATATCTACTGTTGATCTTAATCCTAATAGCCTCATTTTAAAGGCACGCTCGATTCCCAAAATGGAAGGACTTAACTTGGTTGATGAGGTAACTTGTAAAGAACCTTACGAATGGGAAGCTGGAACTTGGAAACTTAACGAAGGATATCCTAAGAAAAAAAATTTAAAATACTCTGTTGTGGTCCTTGACTTTGGAATCAGATATAACATTCTTAGAAATTTAGTTGATGTAGGATTAAAACCAATTGTAGTTCCTGCTCAAACGCCTCCTGAAGAAATCCTAAAATTAAATCCAGATGGCATATTCCTTTCCTGTGGACCAGGAGATCCTGCTGCAGTTACCTACGCTATAGAGAATATCCGTTATTTGATTGCAACCTATAAAAAGCCAATTTTTGGAATATGTCTTGGTCATCAGCTTACAGCTCTTGCAATGGGAGCAAGCACTTACAAACTAAAGTTTGGACACAGAGGAGCAAATCAACCTGTAAAAAACAAAAAAACAGGAAAAGTAGAGATTACAGCACAAAATCATGGCTTTGCAGTTGATGAATCTACAATTCCTGATGATCTCGAGGTTACACATTATTCTTTAAACGACGGTACTGTAGAAGGACTTAAACATAAAACTAAACCGTTATTTACCGTTCAGTACCATCCTGAGAGTTCACCAGGACCTCATGACTCAAGATATTTATTTAAGGAGTTTGAAAAACTTATATCTGACTATAGAGGAAGATAG
- a CDS encoding geranylgeranyl reductase family protein, giving the protein MIYDIAVLGLGPSGSSFLKRIEGKGFKVIAFDKDNFPRKKVCAGGLTPKAYRLLEKLFPGIDEVVRVQSKKFVFINNSSKVEVNYNEVLTYLTDRQELDNFLFDSISNSYFEIHTGEKVLSLCKENKIWKIETDKDIYKAKVIIVADGVNSKVARQFKVKRDIGFTYEADIEHSWNDNILIDFSDFSWGYYWIFPKGDFITTGLGELKRKAFDLKEKLFRFNRKFGIEGKIKHQSGFPIPVGKTKNDVYRNNVLFLGDAGGLVDPFTGEGIYYAVKSGVISAEIVMKAFEKGNLDILKLYKELIDESMGKEFFWARTVGNLFFRFKRLNFYVLEKEPSIQKLITSLLTGEISYKQGVKKFFKLLPKLVVRS; this is encoded by the coding sequence ATGATTTATGACATTGCAGTTTTAGGATTAGGTCCTTCGGGAAGTTCATTTCTTAAAAGAATCGAAGGAAAAGGCTTTAAGGTTATAGCTTTTGATAAAGACAATTTCCCACGGAAAAAAGTATGTGCTGGAGGATTAACCCCAAAAGCTTATAGACTATTAGAAAAACTATTTCCTGGAATTGACGAAGTAGTAAGAGTTCAATCCAAAAAATTCGTTTTTATCAACAACTCTTCAAAGGTAGAAGTAAACTACAATGAAGTCTTAACTTATCTTACAGATAGACAGGAATTAGATAACTTTCTTTTTGATTCAATCTCCAATTCCTATTTTGAAATTCATACTGGAGAAAAAGTTCTATCACTATGTAAAGAAAACAAGATATGGAAAATAGAAACAGATAAGGATATCTATAAAGCTAAGGTTATCATAGTTGCTGATGGAGTAAACAGCAAAGTAGCAAGACAATTTAAGGTAAAAAGAGATATAGGATTTACCTATGAAGCAGATATAGAACATAGCTGGAATGACAATATACTAATTGACTTTTCTGACTTTTCATGGGGATACTACTGGATTTTTCCTAAAGGAGACTTTATAACGACAGGATTGGGAGAACTAAAAAGAAAAGCTTTTGACTTGAAGGAGAAACTTTTCCGATTTAATCGAAAGTTTGGAATAGAAGGAAAGATAAAACATCAGAGTGGATTTCCTATTCCTGTAGGAAAAACTAAAAATGATGTTTATAGGAATAACGTTTTATTTCTTGGAGATGCAGGTGGATTAGTAGATCCATTTACAGGGGAAGGAATCTACTACGCTGTTAAAAGCGGTGTAATTTCAGCAGAAATCGTAATGAAAGCTTTTGAAAAAGGAAATCTTGATATACTAAAGCTTTATAAAGAACTCATAGATGAATCAATGGGAAAAGAGTTTTTCTGGGCAAGAACCGTAGGAAACCTTTTTTTTAGATTTAAAAGACTAAATTTCTATGTATTAGAGAAAGAGCCAAGCATACAAAAATTAATTACTTCATTATTGACAGGAGAAATTTCCTATAAACAGGGAGTAAAGAAGTTTTTTAAACTTTTACCAAAGCTAGTAGTGAGGTCTTAA
- a CDS encoding class I SAM-dependent rRNA methyltransferase produces the protein MLQVSIKRGREKRIKGFHPWVYKNDILSFSRRPKPGELCVVRDYKGAFLAKGYINPDSYIAIRILTYRKDEKLDLKFFIKRISEALEYRKGIVPSDSTGFRLIHSEADYLPGLIVDYYNGYLVVQITTLGMEVLKDKVVQALIEVVKPKGIYEKSTVQVRELEGLPLVEQSLYGEIPEKVVITENGIKFNVQIIGGQKTGYFLDQRENKLLFAKEFVKEGDRVLDAFCHLGGFGIHAAVIGKAKEVVAVDSSQLALDLAKENAKLNGVADKFQFVKGDAFKVLKRMQQEGEKFDSIVIDPPAFAKSKTVVEQAKRGYKELFLRGLKMLKPGGNIVVCSCSHHITPPILEEILLSAAYDTRIPLKVLYTTYQAKDHPFVLQIPESRYLKCIFAKSFPWEV, from the coding sequence ATGCTTCAGGTTTCTATAAAGAGAGGGAGAGAAAAAAGGATAAAAGGATTTCATCCTTGGGTATACAAAAATGACATACTTTCATTTTCAAGAAGACCAAAACCAGGAGAGCTCTGTGTAGTAAGAGACTATAAAGGAGCTTTTCTTGCAAAAGGTTATATAAATCCAGATAGTTACATAGCTATAAGAATTCTTACTTATAGAAAGGATGAAAAGCTTGATTTAAAATTTTTCATAAAAAGGATTTCTGAAGCTCTTGAGTATAGAAAAGGAATAGTTCCTTCGGATTCTACAGGTTTTAGACTAATTCACTCAGAAGCTGATTACCTTCCAGGTTTAATTGTTGATTACTACAATGGCTATTTAGTAGTTCAAATAACTACTCTTGGAATGGAAGTTTTAAAAGACAAAGTGGTACAAGCCCTTATTGAAGTTGTAAAACCAAAAGGTATTTATGAAAAATCAACAGTTCAAGTAAGAGAATTAGAAGGACTGCCACTTGTAGAACAGTCCCTCTATGGAGAAATACCCGAGAAAGTTGTAATAACAGAAAATGGAATAAAATTTAACGTCCAGATAATCGGAGGACAAAAGACAGGATACTTTTTAGATCAAAGAGAAAATAAACTTCTTTTTGCTAAAGAATTTGTAAAAGAGGGAGATAGGGTTTTAGATGCATTCTGCCATCTTGGAGGATTTGGAATTCACGCAGCTGTAATTGGAAAAGCTAAAGAAGTTGTCGCTGTTGATAGTTCCCAACTAGCTCTTGATCTTGCAAAAGAAAATGCCAAACTCAATGGTGTTGCAGATAAGTTTCAATTTGTTAAAGGTGACGCTTTTAAGGTTTTAAAAAGAATGCAACAGGAGGGAGAAAAATTTGATTCTATAGTCATAGATCCGCCTGCTTTTGCAAAAAGTAAAACAGTTGTTGAACAAGCAAAAAGAGGATACAAGGAGTTATTCCTTAGAGGACTAAAGATGTTAAAACCTGGAGGGAACATAGTAGTTTGTTCCTGTTCTCATCATATTACTCCACCTATCTTAGAAGAAATCCTTCTTTCTGCAGCTTACGATACAAGAATACCACTAAAAGTTCTTTATACAACATACCAAGCAAAAGACCATCCATTTGTCCTTCAAATACCTGAATCAAGGTACTTAAAATGTATATTTGCTAAATCGTTTCCCTGGGAGGTTTAA